In the genome of Alphaproteobacteria bacterium CG11_big_fil_rev_8_21_14_0_20_39_49, one region contains:
- a CDS encoding 50S ribosomal protein L4 encodes MKAKIIALEGKATGEASLKKSIFGLEMRKDILHRVINWQLAKRQAGTHSSLNRSDVTGSTKKLFRQKGTGNARTGNAKSPHKRGGGVAMGPVVRSHAHDLPKKIRALGLKVALSSKQANNKLFIIQGEELKEGKTSAIAKVLKENGVKSALIITGETVNDNLKKAISNIKQVDVLPVQGANVYDIIRCENLLITEAGLKKLEERFDV; translated from the coding sequence ATGAAAGCTAAAATTATTGCATTGGAAGGAAAAGCTACCGGAGAAGCTTCTTTAAAGAAGTCGATATTCGGTCTTGAGATGCGAAAAGATATTTTGCACAGAGTTATCAACTGGCAGCTTGCTAAACGTCAGGCAGGCACACATAGCTCTTTGAATCGTAGTGATGTTACCGGAAGTACTAAAAAACTATTCCGTCAAAAAGGAACAGGTAACGCAAGAACGGGTAACGCAAAATCTCCACACAAAAGAGGCGGTGGTGTTGCAATGGGACCTGTTGTAAGGTCGCATGCACATGATCTTCCGAAGAAAATAAGGGCATTAGGTCTTAAAGTGGCATTGTCCAGTAAGCAAGCTAACAATAAGTTGTTTATAATACAAGGTGAAGAGTTAAAAGAAGGTAAGACTTCTGCGATTGCTAAGGTGTTAAAGGAAAACGGTGTTAAATCCGCTCTTATAATTACAGGTGAGACTGTTAACGACAATCTTAAAAAAGCAATTTCTAACATTAAACAAGTTGATGTGCTTCCGGTACAAGGTGCTAACGTTTACGATATCATTCGTTGTGAGAACCTACTTATAACCGAGGCGGGACTTAAAAAATTAGAGGAGAGATTCGATGTCTAA
- a CDS encoding 50S ribosomal protein L23, giving the protein MSKADKKAKVTAGMYDAVVSPVITEKSQMGVEFNKVTFVVAAWATKPQVKAAVETLFETKVEKVNIINVKGKVKRFRGTIGKRSNVKKAVVTLAEGQTIDVAATA; this is encoded by the coding sequence ATGTCTAAGGCTGATAAAAAAGCGAAGGTTACGGCCGGTATGTACGATGCTGTTGTTTCTCCGGTTATAACTGAAAAATCTCAAATGGGTGTTGAGTTTAACAAGGTTACTTTTGTTGTTGCCGCATGGGCTACCAAGCCTCAGGTTAAAGCTGCCGTTGAAACTCTTTTTGAGACTAAGGTTGAGAAAGTTAATATTATTAACGTCAAAGGTAAAGTTAAGCGTTTCCGCGGTACTATCGGAAAGCGTAGTAACGTTAAGAAAGCTGTTGTTACATTAGCAGAAGGTCAAACAATTGATGTGGCTGCGACTGCGTAA
- a CDS encoding 50S ribosomal protein L2 — MALKLYNPTTPSQRTLVTVDRSELWKGRPEKSLTKGKKRGSGRNNHGHITTRHKGGGHKKLYRQIDFKRNKFDIEATVERIEYDPNRTAFIALVKYNDNELAYIIAPQRLKAGDKIVSGQRVDIKPGNALPLKNIPVGTIVHNIEMKQGKGGQLARAAGSYAQLIGKDSGYALVRLRSGEVRLINSECLATIGAVSNSDHQNTVVAKAGRSRWKGIRPTVRGVVMNPVDHPHGGGEGKTSGGRHPVTPWGKPTKGKRTRKNKKTDKFIVRRRYAK; from the coding sequence ATGGCATTGAAGTTATATAATCCTACTACACCTTCACAACGTACATTAGTTACGGTTGACAGGTCGGAGTTATGGAAAGGTCGTCCTGAAAAGTCACTTACAAAAGGTAAGAAACGCGGTAGCGGTCGTAATAATCATGGTCACATAACTACCCGTCATAAAGGTGGCGGTCATAAAAAGCTATATCGTCAGATTGACTTCAAGAGAAATAAATTTGATATTGAAGCCACGGTAGAAAGAATTGAGTATGATCCTAACCGTACGGCTTTCATAGCTTTGGTAAAATATAATGACAATGAGCTTGCGTATATTATAGCTCCACAAAGACTAAAAGCCGGTGACAAAATTGTTTCAGGTCAAAGGGTTGATATTAAACCGGGTAATGCACTTCCTCTTAAAAATATTCCGGTGGGTACGATTGTACATAACATCGAAATGAAACAAGGTAAAGGCGGTCAGTTAGCAAGAGCAGCCGGATCTTATGCCCAGTTGATAGGAAAAGATTCGGGTTATGCCTTGGTAAGACTTCGTTCGGGTGAGGTAAGGTTAATTAATTCGGAGTGTTTAGCTACTATAGGAGCGGTTTCGAACTCGGATCATCAAAATACCGTAGTTGCAAAAGCCGGTCGTAGCCGTTGGAAGGGCATACGTCCGACAGTGCGTGGTGTTGTGATGAACCCTGTAGATCACCCGCATGGTGGTGGTGAAGGTAAAACTTCAGGCGGTAGACACCCTGTAACACCTTGGGGTAAGCCTACTAAAGGTAAGAGAACACGTAAAAATAAAAAGACCGACAAGTTTATAGTCCGTCGCAGGTATGCTAAATAA
- a CDS encoding 30S ribosomal protein S19, with the protein MARSVWKGPFVDNYVLKLIEKLGDKAARTVINIRSRRSTILPQFVGLKFGVYNGKKFIPVTVTERMVGHKFGEFSPTRTYYGHGADKKAKRG; encoded by the coding sequence ATGGCTCGATCAGTTTGGAAAGGCCCGTTTGTAGATAATTATGTGTTGAAGCTTATCGAAAAACTTGGAGATAAGGCGGCACGTACCGTTATAAATATAAGATCAAGGCGTTCTACTATATTACCGCAATTTGTAGGTTTAAAGTTCGGTGTGTATAACGGCAAGAAATTTATACCGGTAACAGTTACGGAAAGAATGGTCGGTCATAAGTTCGGTGAGTTTTCGCCAACGAGAACTTATTACGGACATGGTGCTGATAAAAAAGCGAAAAGAGGTTAA
- a CDS encoding 50S ribosomal protein L22 encodes MGKQATARKLQDVEASAKLRQVRISSQKLNLVASLIRGMKASEALVQLQFSQKRISREIKALLESAIANAENNHDLDIDRLYVSQVNVGKSIVMKRFRARARGRGARILKPFSNIEIIVREAEEE; translated from the coding sequence ATGGGTAAACAGGCTACAGCAAGAAAGCTACAGGATGTAGAAGCTAGTGCGAAGTTAAGGCAAGTTCGCATAAGTTCTCAAAAGCTAAATTTAGTTGCTTCACTTATAAGAGGAATGAAAGCATCTGAAGCTTTAGTGCAGTTACAATTTTCGCAAAAGCGTATTTCAAGGGAAATTAAAGCTCTGCTTGAATCCGCTATAGCAAATGCTGAAAACAACCACGATCTGGACATTGACAGGTTGTACGTATCACAGGTTAATGTGGGTAAGTCAATTGTGATGAAAAGGTTCAGGGCGAGGGCTCGTGGTAGAGGTGCTAGAATATTAAAACCTTTTAGCAATATTGAAATTATCGTACGTGAAGCTGAGGAGGAGTAA
- a CDS encoding 30S ribosomal protein S3 — translation MGQKVIPIGLRVGINRTWDSCWYAEGDAYAEHLHQDLKIRKYINDTLRFQGISKVVVERSANKVRVLVHTSRPGVIIGKKGADIEKIKNKLSSIAKADVSLNIIEVRKPEADSKIVAEAVAQQLEKRVSFRRAMKRAMQSAMRLGAKGIRINCSGRLGGAEIARMEWYREGRVPLHTLRADIDYGTAEANTTYGVIGIKVWIYKGDIYRNEEEAAANDAPVATEVK, via the coding sequence GTGGGTCAAAAAGTTATACCGATAGGTTTAAGAGTTGGAATCAACCGCACGTGGGATTCTTGCTGGTATGCGGAAGGTGATGCTTATGCCGAACACCTGCATCAGGATTTGAAGATTCGTAAGTATATTAATGATACTTTGCGTTTTCAGGGAATCAGCAAGGTTGTTGTTGAACGCTCAGCTAACAAAGTAAGAGTATTGGTACATACATCAAGACCGGGTGTTATTATCGGTAAAAAAGGTGCCGATATTGAAAAGATAAAAAATAAACTAAGCTCAATAGCTAAAGCTGACGTGAGCTTAAACATTATTGAAGTGCGTAAGCCGGAGGCGGATTCTAAGATAGTAGCTGAGGCGGTTGCACAGCAGTTGGAGAAAAGGGTTTCTTTCAGACGTGCGATGAAGCGTGCTATGCAGTCAGCTATGAGATTGGGTGCTAAAGGAATCAGGATTAACTGCTCGGGACGTTTGGGCGGAGCTGAAATAGCTCGTATGGAATGGTATAGAGAGGGACGTGTTCCTCTTCATACACTTCGTGCCGATATAGATTACGGTACTGCGGAAGCCAACACTACTTATGGTGTTATAGGTATCAAAGTATGGATCTACAAAGGTGACATATATAGAAACGAAGAAGAAGCGGCTGCAAATGACGCTCCTGTTGCAACAGAAGTTAAGTAG
- a CDS encoding 50S ribosomal protein L16: MLQPKKTKFRKAHKGRIHGNAKGGTDLLFGAYGMKAQAPERITARQIESCRRAIQRHLKRSGRLWIRIFPDVPVSSKPAEVRMGKGKGTPEFWACRVKPGRIMFELDGVSEDMAKRAFELASAKLPIAVKFVKRVGEDA, encoded by the coding sequence ATGTTACAGCCTAAGAAAACAAAATTCCGTAAAGCCCATAAAGGCAGGATACACGGTAACGCTAAAGGCGGTACTGATCTGCTTTTCGGTGCTTATGGAATGAAAGCACAAGCACCTGAAAGAATAACGGCAAGGCAAATTGAGTCATGCAGGAGAGCTATCCAGCGTCACTTAAAAAGATCCGGAAGATTATGGATAAGGATTTTCCCTGATGTTCCCGTATCTAGCAAGCCTGCTGAGGTTCGTATGGGTAAGGGTAAAGGTACTCCTGAATTTTGGGCGTGCAGAGTTAAACCAGGTAGAATTATGTTTGAACTTGACGGTGTTTCAGAAGACATGGCTAAACGTGCTTTTGAATTAGCGTCTGCCAAACTGCCTATAGCGGTTAAGTTCGTGAAAAGAGTAGGAGAGGATGCGTAA
- a CDS encoding 50S ribosomal protein L29, whose amino-acid sequence MKISELRGKTVDQLKELLINLKKEAFNLRFQKSTGELENTGRIRQVRRDVAKVKTLLNELTSAKKETNNA is encoded by the coding sequence ATGAAAATATCTGAACTACGTGGAAAAACAGTTGACCAGCTAAAAGAGCTATTGATAAATTTGAAAAAGGAAGCATTTAACTTGCGTTTTCAAAAATCAACAGGCGAGTTGGAAAACACAGGTCGTATTAGACAAGTAAGACGTGACGTTGCAAAGGTAAAGACTTTGCTTAATGAGCTAACGTCAGCAAAGAAGGAGACAAATAATGCCTAA
- a CDS encoding 30S ribosomal protein S17, producing MPKRILQGTVVSDKADKTVTVLVESKVAHPVYKKRVKVSKKYAAHDEANQFKVGQTVKIRECRPISKSKKWEVISDSAAA from the coding sequence ATGCCTAAGCGTATTTTGCAAGGTACAGTTGTAAGTGATAAAGCTGACAAAACAGTGACTGTTTTGGTTGAAAGTAAAGTTGCACACCCTGTTTATAAAAAGAGGGTGAAAGTAAGTAAAAAATATGCAGCTCACGATGAAGCTAACCAATTCAAAGTTGGACAAACGGTGAAAATTAGAGAATGTAGACCTATTTCTAAAAGCAAAAAGTGGGAAGTGATTTCCGATAGTGCTGCTGCGTAA
- a CDS encoding 50S ribosomal protein L14, protein MIQMQSKLAVADNSGAQQVQCIKVLGGSKRKSASVGDIIVVSVKKALPRGKVKKGSVQKAVIVRTAYDIARDDGSVIRFDTNACVLLNAAKEPIGTRIFGPVPRELRGQGFMKIISLAPEVL, encoded by the coding sequence ATGATACAGATGCAATCAAAGCTAGCTGTAGCCGATAATTCGGGTGCTCAGCAGGTACAGTGTATCAAAGTTTTAGGTGGATCAAAGCGTAAAAGTGCGTCTGTCGGCGACATAATCGTTGTATCGGTTAAAAAGGCATTACCACGCGGTAAAGTAAAGAAAGGTAGTGTTCAAAAGGCAGTTATCGTTCGTACTGCATATGATATAGCACGAGATGACGGAAGCGTAATAAGATTCGATACTAATGCGTGTGTTTTGCTAAATGCGGCAAAAGAGCCTATCGGAACACGTATTTTCGGCCCTGTTCCAAGAGAGCTAAGAGGTCAGGGATTTATGAAGATTATATCATTAGCTCCGGAGGTACTATAA
- a CDS encoding 50S ribosomal protein L24 has translation MVAKFKIKKGDKVVVIAGKDKGKKGEVIELIKSKSRVRVTGVNKVKKHSKPGQNGAGGIIELELPIHISNVAIADPKSGEATKVGFKSLKDGKKVRFSKKTDEVIDN, from the coding sequence ATGGTTGCTAAGTTTAAAATAAAAAAAGGCGACAAAGTTGTTGTTATTGCAGGAAAAGATAAAGGTAAGAAAGGTGAGGTTATCGAGCTTATCAAGTCTAAATCCAGAGTAAGGGTTACCGGAGTTAATAAAGTTAAGAAACACAGTAAGCCCGGTCAAAATGGAGCCGGAGGTATTATAGAGCTTGAGCTTCCTATACATATTTCTAACGTTGCAATTGCCGATCCAAAATCAGGTGAGGCTACTAAAGTAGGTTTCAAGTCTTTAAAAGACGGAAAAAAAGTCAGGTTTTCGAAAAAAACTGATGAAGTTATAGATAATTAG
- a CDS encoding 50S ribosomal protein L5 has translation MSANYQILYKEQVYKNLQDKFNYKNPMQVPKIEKVTINMGLGKDAVADSKVVKSAFDELTLIAGQRPVITKAKKSIAGFKLREGQAIGCKVTLRGKIMYEFLERLTNIALPRVRDFRGLSAKGFDGRGNYSFGLKEQIVFPEIDYDKIDKICGMDISVVTTADTNDEAKELLKGFNFPFIEKRNN, from the coding sequence ATGTCAGCTAACTATCAAATTTTGTATAAAGAACAAGTTTATAAGAACTTACAGGATAAATTTAATTATAAAAATCCTATGCAGGTTCCTAAAATTGAAAAAGTTACCATTAATATGGGGCTTGGAAAAGATGCGGTTGCAGATTCAAAAGTTGTTAAGTCGGCATTTGATGAATTAACTTTAATTGCGGGACAAAGACCTGTAATTACAAAAGCTAAGAAGTCGATTGCAGGTTTTAAACTACGTGAAGGACAGGCGATCGGTTGTAAGGTAACTTTGCGTGGAAAGATAATGTATGAGTTCTTGGAAAGGCTTACAAATATAGCACTACCTCGTGTAAGGGACTTTAGGGGTTTATCCGCTAAAGGATTTGACGGAAGGGGTAACTATTCTTTCGGCTTAAAAGAGCAGATAGTTTTTCCTGAGATTGATTATGATAAAATTGACAAAATCTGCGGTATGGATATAAGTGTTGTTACAACTGCCGATACCAACGATGAGGCTAAAGAGTTGCTAAAGGGATTTAATTTTCCATTTATTGAAAAGAGGAATAACTAG
- a CDS encoding 30S ribosomal protein S14 — MAKVSMIERDKKRAELASKYAKKRAELKAKIKDKTTSMEERFALQMELNKLPRNSSKCRQRNRCGVTGRPRGFYRKFKMSRIALRDLASLGQIPGLTKSSW, encoded by the coding sequence ATGGCTAAAGTAAGCATGATCGAAAGAGATAAAAAAAGGGCTGAGTTAGCGTCAAAATACGCTAAGAAGCGTGCTGAGCTTAAAGCTAAGATAAAAGATAAAACAACTTCTATGGAAGAGCGTTTTGCACTACAAATGGAGTTAAATAAACTTCCTCGTAACAGTTCAAAATGCAGGCAAAGAAATAGGTGTGGTGTAACAGGTAGACCGCGTGGTTTTTACCGTAAATTTAAAATGTCTCGTATAGCATTGAGGGATCTGGCGTCTTTAGGGCAGATTCCGGGCTTAACGAAGTCAAGTTGGTAG
- a CDS encoding 30S ribosomal protein S8 translates to MSMTDPLADMITRIRNGQQARLYTVTSPFSKERQAVADVLKREGYIRDFQKIELDNNKAELKIELKYLDGEPVIKMIKKVSKPGRRVYSKIAELQKIFNGLGISIISTPKGVLSDHEARQHNVGGEVLVEVF, encoded by the coding sequence ATGTCTATGACAGATCCATTGGCTGATATGATAACTCGTATTCGTAACGGTCAGCAAGCAAGATTATATACTGTGACATCGCCTTTTTCTAAAGAGCGTCAGGCGGTTGCCGATGTGTTAAAAAGAGAAGGCTATATCCGTGATTTTCAAAAAATCGAACTTGATAATAATAAAGCCGAATTAAAGATAGAGTTGAAATATCTTGATGGTGAGCCGGTTATTAAAATGATAAAAAAAGTTTCCAAGCCGGGACGTAGGGTTTATTCAAAGATTGCCGAATTACAAAAAATATTTAACGGTCTTGGAATTTCAATCATTTCAACTCCAAAAGGAGTTTTATCAGATCACGAAGCACGTCAGCATAATGTTGGTGGTGAAGTTTTAGTAGAAGTATTTTAG
- a CDS encoding 50S ribosomal protein L6 translates to MSRVGKSPVALPKNVQVELNESEIIIKGKLGELRSPISGDVKVVYKKASDDSDEESGDFIQVDPANDSQQSRAMWGTTRNIINNMVKGVSEGFDIRLEINGVGFRASADNKILTLALGFSHDIKYAIPEGISIKCEKPTLVVISGADKQKVGQIAGEIIKYRPVEPYKGKGVYIEGSYIRRKEGKKK, encoded by the coding sequence ATGTCACGTGTAGGTAAATCACCTGTAGCATTACCAAAGAATGTACAGGTTGAATTGAATGAGAGTGAGATAATTATCAAAGGCAAGCTAGGCGAGCTAAGGTCTCCGATTTCCGGTGACGTTAAGGTAGTTTATAAGAAAGCCTCCGATGATTCTGACGAAGAAAGCGGTGATTTTATACAGGTTGACCCTGCTAATGACTCGCAACAGTCCAGAGCTATGTGGGGTACTACCAGAAATATCATTAACAATATGGTTAAAGGTGTTTCCGAAGGATTTGATATTAGGCTTGAAATTAACGGTGTTGGTTTTCGTGCCTCTGCCGATAATAAGATCCTGACTTTAGCACTTGGTTTTAGCCATGATATAAAATATGCTATACCTGAAGGTATTTCAATTAAATGTGAAAAACCTACATTAGTAGTAATTTCAGGTGCCGATAAGCAAAAAGTCGGTCAGATTGCCGGTGAGATCATAAAATATCGTCCGGTCGAGCCTTATAAAGGTAAAGGTGTTTATATAGAAGGTTCTTATATACGCCGTAAAGAAGGTAAGAAGAAATAA
- a CDS encoding 50S ribosomal protein L18, giving the protein MVMAINARRKRSVRFNLRKNNKGGRVRLVVFRSNQHIYAQLIDDKQGTTLGQSSTLDKDVAQGLKSKSNIEAASKVGAAIAKKAKDAKVEEVVFDRSGYLYHGRVKALAEAARVGGLKF; this is encoded by the coding sequence ATGGTTATGGCTATTAATGCACGTAGAAAACGCAGTGTTCGTTTTAATTTAAGAAAAAATAATAAAGGCGGAAGAGTACGTCTTGTTGTGTTCCGTTCAAACCAGCATATATATGCTCAATTGATAGATGATAAGCAAGGTACTACTCTGGGGCAGTCTTCAACTTTGGATAAAGATGTTGCACAAGGTTTGAAATCGAAATCAAATATTGAGGCTGCAAGTAAAGTCGGAGCGGCTATTGCTAAAAAGGCAAAAGATGCGAAAGTTGAAGAAGTGGTATTTGACCGTAGCGGTTATTTATACCACGGAAGAGTTAAGGCACTTGCCGAAGCGGCTCGTGTAGGAGGACTAAAGTTTTAA